From a region of the Arachis ipaensis cultivar K30076 chromosome B09, Araip1.1, whole genome shotgun sequence genome:
- the LOC107618806 gene encoding probable serine/threonine-protein kinase WNK9 isoform X1: MNGGASAEAEAEYSEFVEVDPSGRYGRYNEILGKGASKTVYRAFDEYEGIEVAWNQVKLYDFLQNPEDLERLYCEIHLLKTLKHKNIMKFYTSWVDTTNRHINFVTEMFTSGTLRQYRLKHRRVNIRAVKHWCRQVLEGLLYLHSHDPPVIHRDLKCDNIFINGNQGEVKIGDLGLAAILRKSNAARCVGTPEFMAPEVYEEDYNELVDIYSFGMCMLEMVTFEYPYSECNHPAQIYKKVSSGKMPEALYKVNDPEVRQFVEKCLATVSLRLSAKELLEDPFLQLDDYGYDLKPFQYQRDCFEVTPIIRQSLNGIHSSNTTLMSGSTDNPGGYGPVSELDYHQDDFETSEIDLFDCEEDEKLAEFDASIKGRRREDDGIFLRIRIADKEGRVRNIYFPFDTETDTALSVASEMIAELDITDQDVTKLADMIDNEIANLVPEWKRGPRIEESLQCESENFCHNCARNGSLFDYASSDNPCAKNLQFFHCSKNGCAAVHGRFEEITYQVEGSENCATEGAQDPSYQPKGIRCTDIWAQRDEPDLCSEELKDIQCDDKSNETSNQSTIKDDGRTIDVDDQSDLNARKLPSIPSSDCVLLDYENEIRQELRWLKAKYQMQLRELRDQQLGSKPKFDTEKLELSATSHSKLQDKKPLLRPMVCGNNFLVDAEKCTSLADQMVQNGDETSEANSPEQMITAKDFFAGALLPQSLYRATSLPVDAVDV, encoded by the exons ATGAATGGTGGTGCAAGTGCTGAGGCAGAGGCAGAGTACTCTGAATTTGTGGAAGTTGATCCTAGTGGAAGATATGGAAGA TATAATGAAATTCTTGGTAAAGGAGCTTCCAAGACAGT TTATAGAGCATTTGATGAGTATGAAGGGATAGAAGTTGCATGGAACCAAGTGAAGCTTTACGACTTTCTGCAGAATCCAGAAGACCTTGAGAGATTATACTGTGAAATTCATCTTCTCAAGACATTGAAACACAAGAACATCATGAAGTTCTACACTTCCTGGGTTGATACTACCAACAGACACATAAATTTTGTCACTGAGATGTTCACTTCTGGGACTCTAAGACA GTACAGGCTTAAACACAGAAGGGTTAACATCAGAGCTGTTAAGCATTGGTGCAGGCAGGTTTTGGAAGGGCTTCTCTATCTACACAGCCATGACCCTCCTGTGATCCACAGAGATCTCAAGTGTGATAACATTTTCATCAATGGCAACCAAGGAGAAGTTAAAATTGGGGATCTTGGCCTTGCTGCAATTCTTCGCAAATCTAATGCCGCTCGCTGTGTTG GCACACCTGAGTTTATGGCTCCTGAAGTATATGAAGAGGATTACAATGAATTGGTTGACATATACTCTTTTGGAATGTGCATGTTGGAGATGGTCACCTTTGAATATCCTTACAGTGAATGCAACCATCCTGCTCAAATTTACAAGAAAGTTTCCTCT GGGAAAATGCCAGAGGCTCTTTACAAAGTAAATGATCCCGAGGTTCGGCAATTCGTAGAGAAATGCTTAGCAACTGTGTCCCTCAGACTTTCAGCAAAGGAACTATTGGAGGACCCTTTTCTCCAACTTGATGATTATGGATATGACTTGAAACCATTCCAATATCAAAGAGACTGCTTTGAAGTAACCCCAATAATTAGACAGTCTCTTAATGGAATTCATAGCAGCAACACCACCTTAATGAGTGGCTCCACCGATAATCCTGGTGGTTATGGACCTGTATCTGAACTGGATTATCACCAAGATGATTTTGAAACAAGTGAAATAGATCTCTTTGATTGTGAGGAGGACGAAAAATTAGCTGAATTCGACGCCTCAATTAAAGGTAGGAGAAGAGAAGATGATGGCATCTTTCTGAGAATCAGAATAGCAGATAAGGAAG GTCGAGTTCGAAACATCTATTTCCCGTTTGACACCGAGACTGATACTGCATTGAGCGTTGCTTCTGAAATGATAGCTGAACTTGACATAACTGACCAAGATGTAACAAAGTTAGCAGATATGATAGATAATGAAATTGCAAACTTGGTCCCTGAGTGGAAAAGGGGACCCAGAATAGAGGAAAGTTTACAATGTGAAAGTGAAAATTTCTGCCACAATTGTGCTAGAAACGGTTCTTTATTTGATTATGCATCATCAGATAATCCATGTGCCAAGAATCTGCAATTTTTCCATTGTTCTAAGAACGGATGCGCAGCAGTTCATGGCAGATTCGAGGAGATTACTTATCAAGTTGAAGGGTCTGAAAACTGTGCTACAGAAGGTGCACAAGATCCATCATACCAACCCAAAGGCATTCGTTGTACTGATATCTGGGCGCAGCGCGATGAACCAGACTTGTGTTCTGAAGAGTTAAAAGACATACAATGTGATGACAAGTCTAATGAGACATCAAATCAATCAACCATCAAGGATGATGGAAGAACTATTGATGTGGATGACCAAAGTGATCTCAATGCTAGAAAGCTACCTTCTATTCCTTCGTCGGATTGTGTTCTTCTGGACTATGAGAATGAAATTAGACAAGAACTGAGATGGCTAAAAGCTAAGTACCAGATGCAGTTAAGAGAGCTTAGAGACCAGCAACTAGGGAGTAAACCAAAATTTGACACCGAAAAATTAGAGCTATCAGCTACATCCCACTCGAAGTTACAGGACAAGAAACCATTGCTGAGGCCTATGGTTTGTGGTAACAATTTTCTTGTTGATGCTGAGAAGTGCACAAGTTTGGCTGATCAAATGGTTCAAAATGGTGATGAGACAAGTGAGGCTAACAGTCCAGAACAAATGATCACAGCCAAGGATTTCTTTGCAGGAGCTTTGCTTCCACAGTCTCTTTACAGGGCCACTTCTCTTCCTGTTGATGCAGTAGATGTCTAG
- the LOC107618806 gene encoding probable serine/threonine-protein kinase WNK9 isoform X2 yields MVVQVLRQRQSTLNLWKLILVEDMEDYRAFDEYEGIEVAWNQVKLYDFLQNPEDLERLYCEIHLLKTLKHKNIMKFYTSWVDTTNRHINFVTEMFTSGTLRQYRLKHRRVNIRAVKHWCRQVLEGLLYLHSHDPPVIHRDLKCDNIFINGNQGEVKIGDLGLAAILRKSNAARCVGTPEFMAPEVYEEDYNELVDIYSFGMCMLEMVTFEYPYSECNHPAQIYKKVSSGKMPEALYKVNDPEVRQFVEKCLATVSLRLSAKELLEDPFLQLDDYGYDLKPFQYQRDCFEVTPIIRQSLNGIHSSNTTLMSGSTDNPGGYGPVSELDYHQDDFETSEIDLFDCEEDEKLAEFDASIKGRRREDDGIFLRIRIADKEGRVRNIYFPFDTETDTALSVASEMIAELDITDQDVTKLADMIDNEIANLVPEWKRGPRIEESLQCESENFCHNCARNGSLFDYASSDNPCAKNLQFFHCSKNGCAAVHGRFEEITYQVEGSENCATEGAQDPSYQPKGIRCTDIWAQRDEPDLCSEELKDIQCDDKSNETSNQSTIKDDGRTIDVDDQSDLNARKLPSIPSSDCVLLDYENEIRQELRWLKAKYQMQLRELRDQQLGSKPKFDTEKLELSATSHSKLQDKKPLLRPMVCGNNFLVDAEKCTSLADQMVQNGDETSEANSPEQMITAKDFFAGALLPQSLYRATSLPVDAVDV; encoded by the exons ATGGTGGTGCAAGTGCTGAGGCAGAGGCAGAGTACTCTGAATTTGTGGAAGTTGATCCTAGTGGAAGATATGGAAGA TTATAGAGCATTTGATGAGTATGAAGGGATAGAAGTTGCATGGAACCAAGTGAAGCTTTACGACTTTCTGCAGAATCCAGAAGACCTTGAGAGATTATACTGTGAAATTCATCTTCTCAAGACATTGAAACACAAGAACATCATGAAGTTCTACACTTCCTGGGTTGATACTACCAACAGACACATAAATTTTGTCACTGAGATGTTCACTTCTGGGACTCTAAGACA GTACAGGCTTAAACACAGAAGGGTTAACATCAGAGCTGTTAAGCATTGGTGCAGGCAGGTTTTGGAAGGGCTTCTCTATCTACACAGCCATGACCCTCCTGTGATCCACAGAGATCTCAAGTGTGATAACATTTTCATCAATGGCAACCAAGGAGAAGTTAAAATTGGGGATCTTGGCCTTGCTGCAATTCTTCGCAAATCTAATGCCGCTCGCTGTGTTG GCACACCTGAGTTTATGGCTCCTGAAGTATATGAAGAGGATTACAATGAATTGGTTGACATATACTCTTTTGGAATGTGCATGTTGGAGATGGTCACCTTTGAATATCCTTACAGTGAATGCAACCATCCTGCTCAAATTTACAAGAAAGTTTCCTCT GGGAAAATGCCAGAGGCTCTTTACAAAGTAAATGATCCCGAGGTTCGGCAATTCGTAGAGAAATGCTTAGCAACTGTGTCCCTCAGACTTTCAGCAAAGGAACTATTGGAGGACCCTTTTCTCCAACTTGATGATTATGGATATGACTTGAAACCATTCCAATATCAAAGAGACTGCTTTGAAGTAACCCCAATAATTAGACAGTCTCTTAATGGAATTCATAGCAGCAACACCACCTTAATGAGTGGCTCCACCGATAATCCTGGTGGTTATGGACCTGTATCTGAACTGGATTATCACCAAGATGATTTTGAAACAAGTGAAATAGATCTCTTTGATTGTGAGGAGGACGAAAAATTAGCTGAATTCGACGCCTCAATTAAAGGTAGGAGAAGAGAAGATGATGGCATCTTTCTGAGAATCAGAATAGCAGATAAGGAAG GTCGAGTTCGAAACATCTATTTCCCGTTTGACACCGAGACTGATACTGCATTGAGCGTTGCTTCTGAAATGATAGCTGAACTTGACATAACTGACCAAGATGTAACAAAGTTAGCAGATATGATAGATAATGAAATTGCAAACTTGGTCCCTGAGTGGAAAAGGGGACCCAGAATAGAGGAAAGTTTACAATGTGAAAGTGAAAATTTCTGCCACAATTGTGCTAGAAACGGTTCTTTATTTGATTATGCATCATCAGATAATCCATGTGCCAAGAATCTGCAATTTTTCCATTGTTCTAAGAACGGATGCGCAGCAGTTCATGGCAGATTCGAGGAGATTACTTATCAAGTTGAAGGGTCTGAAAACTGTGCTACAGAAGGTGCACAAGATCCATCATACCAACCCAAAGGCATTCGTTGTACTGATATCTGGGCGCAGCGCGATGAACCAGACTTGTGTTCTGAAGAGTTAAAAGACATACAATGTGATGACAAGTCTAATGAGACATCAAATCAATCAACCATCAAGGATGATGGAAGAACTATTGATGTGGATGACCAAAGTGATCTCAATGCTAGAAAGCTACCTTCTATTCCTTCGTCGGATTGTGTTCTTCTGGACTATGAGAATGAAATTAGACAAGAACTGAGATGGCTAAAAGCTAAGTACCAGATGCAGTTAAGAGAGCTTAGAGACCAGCAACTAGGGAGTAAACCAAAATTTGACACCGAAAAATTAGAGCTATCAGCTACATCCCACTCGAAGTTACAGGACAAGAAACCATTGCTGAGGCCTATGGTTTGTGGTAACAATTTTCTTGTTGATGCTGAGAAGTGCACAAGTTTGGCTGATCAAATGGTTCAAAATGGTGATGAGACAAGTGAGGCTAACAGTCCAGAACAAATGATCACAGCCAAGGATTTCTTTGCAGGAGCTTTGCTTCCACAGTCTCTTTACAGGGCCACTTCTCTTCCTGTTGATGCAGTAGATGTCTAG
- the LOC107618806 gene encoding probable serine/threonine-protein kinase WNK9 isoform X3 gives MKFYTSWVDTTNRHINFVTEMFTSGTLRQYRLKHRRVNIRAVKHWCRQVLEGLLYLHSHDPPVIHRDLKCDNIFINGNQGEVKIGDLGLAAILRKSNAARCVGTPEFMAPEVYEEDYNELVDIYSFGMCMLEMVTFEYPYSECNHPAQIYKKVSSGKMPEALYKVNDPEVRQFVEKCLATVSLRLSAKELLEDPFLQLDDYGYDLKPFQYQRDCFEVTPIIRQSLNGIHSSNTTLMSGSTDNPGGYGPVSELDYHQDDFETSEIDLFDCEEDEKLAEFDASIKGRRREDDGIFLRIRIADKEGRVRNIYFPFDTETDTALSVASEMIAELDITDQDVTKLADMIDNEIANLVPEWKRGPRIEESLQCESENFCHNCARNGSLFDYASSDNPCAKNLQFFHCSKNGCAAVHGRFEEITYQVEGSENCATEGAQDPSYQPKGIRCTDIWAQRDEPDLCSEELKDIQCDDKSNETSNQSTIKDDGRTIDVDDQSDLNARKLPSIPSSDCVLLDYENEIRQELRWLKAKYQMQLRELRDQQLGSKPKFDTEKLELSATSHSKLQDKKPLLRPMVCGNNFLVDAEKCTSLADQMVQNGDETSEANSPEQMITAKDFFAGALLPQSLYRATSLPVDAVDV, from the exons ATGAAGTTCTACACTTCCTGGGTTGATACTACCAACAGACACATAAATTTTGTCACTGAGATGTTCACTTCTGGGACTCTAAGACA GTACAGGCTTAAACACAGAAGGGTTAACATCAGAGCTGTTAAGCATTGGTGCAGGCAGGTTTTGGAAGGGCTTCTCTATCTACACAGCCATGACCCTCCTGTGATCCACAGAGATCTCAAGTGTGATAACATTTTCATCAATGGCAACCAAGGAGAAGTTAAAATTGGGGATCTTGGCCTTGCTGCAATTCTTCGCAAATCTAATGCCGCTCGCTGTGTTG GCACACCTGAGTTTATGGCTCCTGAAGTATATGAAGAGGATTACAATGAATTGGTTGACATATACTCTTTTGGAATGTGCATGTTGGAGATGGTCACCTTTGAATATCCTTACAGTGAATGCAACCATCCTGCTCAAATTTACAAGAAAGTTTCCTCT GGGAAAATGCCAGAGGCTCTTTACAAAGTAAATGATCCCGAGGTTCGGCAATTCGTAGAGAAATGCTTAGCAACTGTGTCCCTCAGACTTTCAGCAAAGGAACTATTGGAGGACCCTTTTCTCCAACTTGATGATTATGGATATGACTTGAAACCATTCCAATATCAAAGAGACTGCTTTGAAGTAACCCCAATAATTAGACAGTCTCTTAATGGAATTCATAGCAGCAACACCACCTTAATGAGTGGCTCCACCGATAATCCTGGTGGTTATGGACCTGTATCTGAACTGGATTATCACCAAGATGATTTTGAAACAAGTGAAATAGATCTCTTTGATTGTGAGGAGGACGAAAAATTAGCTGAATTCGACGCCTCAATTAAAGGTAGGAGAAGAGAAGATGATGGCATCTTTCTGAGAATCAGAATAGCAGATAAGGAAG GTCGAGTTCGAAACATCTATTTCCCGTTTGACACCGAGACTGATACTGCATTGAGCGTTGCTTCTGAAATGATAGCTGAACTTGACATAACTGACCAAGATGTAACAAAGTTAGCAGATATGATAGATAATGAAATTGCAAACTTGGTCCCTGAGTGGAAAAGGGGACCCAGAATAGAGGAAAGTTTACAATGTGAAAGTGAAAATTTCTGCCACAATTGTGCTAGAAACGGTTCTTTATTTGATTATGCATCATCAGATAATCCATGTGCCAAGAATCTGCAATTTTTCCATTGTTCTAAGAACGGATGCGCAGCAGTTCATGGCAGATTCGAGGAGATTACTTATCAAGTTGAAGGGTCTGAAAACTGTGCTACAGAAGGTGCACAAGATCCATCATACCAACCCAAAGGCATTCGTTGTACTGATATCTGGGCGCAGCGCGATGAACCAGACTTGTGTTCTGAAGAGTTAAAAGACATACAATGTGATGACAAGTCTAATGAGACATCAAATCAATCAACCATCAAGGATGATGGAAGAACTATTGATGTGGATGACCAAAGTGATCTCAATGCTAGAAAGCTACCTTCTATTCCTTCGTCGGATTGTGTTCTTCTGGACTATGAGAATGAAATTAGACAAGAACTGAGATGGCTAAAAGCTAAGTACCAGATGCAGTTAAGAGAGCTTAGAGACCAGCAACTAGGGAGTAAACCAAAATTTGACACCGAAAAATTAGAGCTATCAGCTACATCCCACTCGAAGTTACAGGACAAGAAACCATTGCTGAGGCCTATGGTTTGTGGTAACAATTTTCTTGTTGATGCTGAGAAGTGCACAAGTTTGGCTGATCAAATGGTTCAAAATGGTGATGAGACAAGTGAGGCTAACAGTCCAGAACAAATGATCACAGCCAAGGATTTCTTTGCAGGAGCTTTGCTTCCACAGTCTCTTTACAGGGCCACTTCTCTTCCTGTTGATGCAGTAGATGTCTAG